Proteins encoded together in one Panthera uncia isolate 11264 chromosome A2, Puncia_PCG_1.0, whole genome shotgun sequence window:
- the TFPI2 gene encoding tissue factor pathway inhibitor 2, translating to MEPTGPLGLLLLPLLLMGTVLGDGVQEAPGNNAEICLLPPDEGPCRARIPSYYYDRYTQSCRKFMYGGCEGNDNNFETWEACDEACWRIEKVPKICRLEVSEGQCGEPREEYFFNLSSMTCEKFLSGGCHSNENRFPDEATCMGFCAPKKSPSFCYSPKDEGLCSANVTRYYFNPRHKACEAFTYTGCGGNENNFINMKDCKHVCVKALKKEKNKKMPKLFFANKRLKIWKRQF from the exons ATGGAGCCTACTGGACCTCTCGGGCTGTTACTTCTGCCATTGCTCCTGATGGGAACCGTGCTGGGAGATGGTGTTCAGGAGGCACCAG GAAACAATGCGGAGatctgcctcctgccccctgaCGAAGGGCCCTGCCGGGCCCGGATCCCCAGTTACTACTACGACAGGTACACACAGAGCTGCCGCAAGTTCATGTACGGAGGCTGCGAGGGCAACGACAACAATTTCGAAACTTGGGAGGCCTGCGACGAAGCTTGCTGGAGGATAGAGA AAGTTCCCAAAATTTGCAGGTTGGAAGTCAGTGAGGGGCAGTGTGGAGAGCCCAGAGAAGAGTATTTCTTCAATCTCAGTTCCATGACATGTGAAAAATTCCTATCTGGCGGGTGTCACAGCAATGAGAACAGGTTCCCAGATGAGGCTACCTGTATGGGCTTCTGTGcaccaaaaaaaa gtCCATCATTTTGCTATAGTCCAAAAGATGAAGGACTCTGCTCGGCTAACGTGACTCGCTATTATTTTAATCCGAGACACAAAGCTTGTGAGGCCTTCACCTATACTGGCTGTGGAGGGAATGAGAATAACTTTATTAACATGAAGGACTGCAAACATGTTTGTGTAAAag ctttgaagaaggaaaagaataagaagaTGCCAAAACTTTTCTTTGCTAACAAACGGCTGAAGATTTGGAAGAggcaattttaa